The segment AACAGGAAAATTGCAAGTCACAGCTGGAGAGTTTCAGGCGGCTATATGCCTTTCTTGCCCAAGTCATTCCTTATCAGGATACCAGTTTGGAGAAGCTCTATGTCTTCGCACGTTTCCTGCTGAAAAAGCTGCCTCGGCGGGATGATGGCGGGGTCTTTGAGTTGGACGAGGAAGTTACTCTCCAATACTACCGCCTGCAAAAGATGAGCGAAGGCGCAATTGATCTTTCTGAAGGCGAAGCAGAGCCTCTTAAGGGGCCAACTGAAGTCGGAAGCCGTAAAGCCGAGGAAGAGCTAGTTCCCCTGTCCACCCTAATCGAACGCCTGAATGATCGATTTGGGACTGATTTCACTGAAGCCGACCGACTGTTCTTCGAACAGGTTGCCGAGGCCGCCACCCAGGATGCGACCCTGAAGGCCGCAGCTGAGGTTAACACGATTGAGAATTTTGCTCTCGTGTTCGACAAGATGCTTGAGGGCCTTTTCATCGAACGGATGGATGGGAACGAAGCAATTTTCGCGAAGCTGATCGCAGATAAAGACTTCCGGCGAATCGCCAATGAGCACCTTTTGAAGGATGTTTATGAGCGTCTATCGAAGGCTAGAGTCTGAGCCCAATTGTACCGGTTGAAATTGAGCTATGGATTCCCGATTTTATTCTTCAAACCACAATTGATGCGACTTCATGTTAATTTACCCACTCCAAAATAAATAATTGCATGAAAGATTACTTGGTCAGGCAGTCGTAATTGGCGTCAGGAACTAAGAATTTTAACATAAAAAGTTGGAATTTCTTTGTAGTTCTGTCCTCTCAAGGTGTTGATTTAAAGCATATTTTTAAGGTGTGAGAAATTTCCAATTAACTCTGTCAAGTTCATCGAATTTTATGTGTCAAAGGCGTTGCGGTTTCTAGGGGTTTAGCAAAAGTTGATTCCAGATTTGTGCGTCAATTCACAAGGTGCGCAATTCGTACAGGGCAGTCCATCGGGCTGCCCTGTTTGCGTTTGGATGAAGTACTTTCTTAATAGCTTGGCGCTTTACTGTACGTTGGCATAGTCAATCTGTTGATAAAAGCGGAACCGGGCGTGGCAGAAGAAGAGCAGGACGAACCGCAACGCGGCGGTGCAAACGCCGCCCATGCGGCGATGCAGGAAATTGCAGAACGTGAACTGCGCATCATCAGGCGCCGCCGTCGTCGGCGGCGTATGCTGATGATCGGTCTTTTCGCGTTGACCGGTTTTGCTGCGGTGATGGCGATTGTCCTGACAATCCAGTCCAATCTTGATTTCAGCCGCAACATGATCAGAAGCCCCGAAGTCCGGATCATGGGTTTTGACGGTGCGACGCTTGAAATTGTTCAGGGGCGCTATAGCCAGGACGTCTCGCTGACGACCATTCCCGAACGGATACAGAATGTGTTCGTCGCAGGTACTGATCCCGGTTTTTATGGGCATTTTGGTGTATCGGCCAGCGATTTCGTGCGTGTTTTCACAAGCAACGATATCCCCGGATCGACCATAACGATGCGGGTTGCGCGAAGCTTCTTTAAAACCCCTGAAGTCAGTGCAGGCCGTCATCTGCAGGAGCTTCTGGTCGCGCTCTGGCTTGAATTCAAGTTCAACAAGAAAACCATCCTGCGCAGTTATCTTGAGCGCAGTTATATGGGCCGCGGCATATTCGGGATCACGGCGGCATCACGCATCTGGTACGGAAGCCCTGCCGAGCGGATAACATTGCATCAGGCCGCCGTTCTGGCGGCTGCAATCAATGATCCGAAAAAGTTTGATCCCTTATACCACCCCAAGGATGCGGCCAATGCGGCCAACGAGATCCTTCTGAATATGGGGCGCTATAAATATATCGAACTTGATCGCGTATCCGCCCTTACCCTGGTGGAGCCTAAGCTGGATGTTCAGTACAAGGATGGCGTGGTTTCAAGCTATGTTGTCGACATGGTCATGGACGAAGTCGCTGCGCGCATCGGCTATACCAGTCGCGATATCGAAGTTATCACCAGCATAGATCTGACCATTCAGAGTCTGGCACAGGATGTTGTGCGTGAAGTTTCCAATCTGCGTCTAAGGCCCAAGGGGGTCGAACAGGCTGCACTGCTTTCCATGAGCCCGGACGGGCGTATTCGTGCGATTGTTGGTGGGGCGAATTACAGCCCGTTCCGTCCGAACCGCGCCTGGGATGTGCGCCATTTCCCCGGCCGAATGATCAAGATCGTGCCATATTATTACGCGCTGAACGAAAACAGCGATCCGGCCCAATGGGTGCGTGACAACCGTATGGCGGTGGGAGGCTGGCGTCCGGTTAATCCGGATCACGAATATCGTGGCCAGATTTCATTGCGCGAGGCATTCGTTCGCGACGTCAATACTGTTCCCGTCAATCTGGCCGATCAGTTCGGCTTGCTAAACGTCAAGGATTATGCCCGTGCCATAGGGGTTCAAAGTCCGCTATCAAACGATATCCGAACCGTTGTCGGGCTTGATCCGGTGTCCTTGGCAGACATTGCTTCAATTCATGCCTTGCCACAAAACTCGGGTAAACCGGTGCAACTCAGTCTGGTCAACCGTGTTGCCTTCGCTGGAACTGGCGAACTGGTCTATCAGCGGGTCGAACAAACCGTTGAAAAACGTCTGACTGACGAAGCCATTCAGGGGGCCTATACACTGTTTTCCAGTGTGACAGATCCGCAACTTCGTCTGGATCGACCGTTTGCGGGCTATGGTACGCAGGATACCGGGGCATCTGATGCATGGTTTACCGGTTTTACATCCGATCTGATAACGGTTGTCTGGGCCGGAAATGATGATAATAGCCGAATTCCTCAGATCCGCGGCGATGTAGAGCTTGCGTCTCTTTGGCGGTTATTTATGCTGGATGCACATGACGGTTTGCCTATTCGTTCGATGATTCGTGCCGCCTCGCAACGCCGACGTGAAAATGATGGCGTGACGGATATGTGGAAACACGACTTGTTGAATGAACAGCAGTAAAATTGCCGAAGAACCGGGGGATCGGGGTCTCCCGCAGACGTTGGGGCATAACCATATAAATTTCAGCCGAAATGGCTGAGTGGCGCGGTTTGAGGCCTTGTTCGCCTGTCTTCTGCCTGTCTGGCAGATACGTTGACAGATCAGGCGTTCACGGGCACAAACCGGCGTCCCTATATGATATCAAAGGTGCTTAGTGGCCCAAAGACCATTCAAAAGACAACAGACCGTACGCAAGGGTGCAACGACGCCGCGAAAACGCAAGAAACGCGTTAGCAGTTCGGGCAGTAGCGGCAGCAAGAAAAGCGGGTCGGGTATTTTAAGTAAAATCGGCGGGATGATACCCGGACCCGAGGCGATTGCGCGTTTTATTGTCATTATGGGTATTTGGGGACTTGTTATTGGTGGCGGGATCGTTGCCTATTACGGTTATGGACTACCGGAAAAGATAAGCTTCGAAGTTGCCAGCGAACGTAAACCATCCATCCGTGTGATCAGTGTGGATGGCGCCGTACTTGGGTCTTATGGTGATCGTTACGGCAGTCCGGTGGAGGTTTCCGATCTGCCC is part of the Thalassospira lucentensis genome and harbors:
- a CDS encoding transglycosylase domain-containing protein, encoding MAEEEQDEPQRGGANAAHAAMQEIAERELRIIRRRRRRRRMLMIGLFALTGFAAVMAIVLTIQSNLDFSRNMIRSPEVRIMGFDGATLEIVQGRYSQDVSLTTIPERIQNVFVAGTDPGFYGHFGVSASDFVRVFTSNDIPGSTITMRVARSFFKTPEVSAGRHLQELLVALWLEFKFNKKTILRSYLERSYMGRGIFGITAASRIWYGSPAERITLHQAAVLAAAINDPKKFDPLYHPKDAANAANEILLNMGRYKYIELDRVSALTLVEPKLDVQYKDGVVSSYVVDMVMDEVAARIGYTSRDIEVITSIDLTIQSLAQDVVREVSNLRLRPKGVEQAALLSMSPDGRIRAIVGGANYSPFRPNRAWDVRHFPGRMIKIVPYYYALNENSDPAQWVRDNRMAVGGWRPVNPDHEYRGQISLREAFVRDVNTVPVNLADQFGLLNVKDYARAIGVQSPLSNDIRTVVGLDPVSLADIASIHALPQNSGKPVQLSLVNRVAFAGTGELVYQRVEQTVEKRLTDEAIQGAYTLFSSVTDPQLRLDRPFAGYGTQDTGASDAWFTGFTSDLITVVWAGNDDNSRIPQIRGDVELASLWRLFMLDAHDGLPIRSMIRAASQRRRENDGVTDMWKHDLLNEQQ